The Acidobacteriota bacterium genome includes the window CCATGAAGTGCTCGAAGGCCTTTCTCAGGTCGCGAAAGCTTCCGATCTCGTCCTTCGGATCCGGGAGCTCACCGCCGGGATCGACGCTCACTGCCGTTCCGAGATAGCCGAGTGCAGCGAGCTTTCGCGCCTGCTCGGGATCCACCGTCGCCGGGGCAGGGGCTTGCCGGATGTGAGGTTCGAGCCTCTCGCGCATCGCCGCCGCGACACGCCTCTGTTCCTCCCGGAGATCATGCCTCTGGGCCGGGTCGGACCCGAGATCGTACAGCTCCGGGCGGGGAGCGTGAATATATTGGTACCGGCCGTCCGTCAGAGAGTGGATCTCGCTCCACCCGAAATGGAGCCTCCCGTAGTAGCTCTCGCTCAGGACATCGCGGGTGTCGCCGTCGCGGAGGTCGAGGAGTGACCGGCCCGCAGGCTCCGATTCGAGATGCAGACCTGCCAGTCGCGCAACTGTCGGAAGTACGTCGACGAGCTGTGCAGGAGCGGACACGGTCGTTCCCCGGCGCTCCGAGTGTGGCAGCTTCACGATGAGCGGAACCTGGATCGCCCAGCGGTATACGAAGATGCCATGCTCGTCCTCCCCATGCTCGCCGAGACCCTCTCCATGGTCCGACAACAGAATGATCGTCGCTCGATCGTATAACCCCTCCTGCCTCAGGAACGAAAAGAAATCCCCCAGCACGTGATCGACCCAGGCAATCTCGCCATCATACGGCTCGTGGCGGTAGCGAGTCGCGAAGGGTTCCGGAGGAGCGTAGGGAGTGTGAGGATCGTAAAGATGGAGCATGTAGAACGAACGTCCCTCGCGATGCGTGCGCAACCAGTCGCTGGCAATGCGCACCGCCTCCGCTCCATCCCTCTGGAGACTCGACATCGCGATCATCTCGGAGCTGTCGCCGGTTTCGAAATGGTCTTCGTAATCGTCGAAACCCCGTGCGATACCGGAGTCCTTTCTCATCACGTAGGAGGAGACGACCGCACCGGTGGCATAGCCCTCCTTTTTTAATAGCTCCGGCAGTGTCGGAATGCCGCTGCCGAGCGTATAGCCGATGTTGTCACGGACGCCGGTGTCGGCGGGAAGTCGCCCCGTCAGAATGTTCGCGTGTGAGGGGAGCGTCAGGGGAGCGTGCGCGAACGCGCGCTCGAAGAGGATTGCATCCTTCCGAAAGAGATCGATGCTTGGCGTCTCCACGCCGCGATATCCATACGCGGGAAGGCGGTCCGACCGGAGGGTATCGATGGAGATCAGGATGATCGGCCCGTCAGCGACTCCGGAAGTGCGGCTACAGGTGGAGAACAATCCGGTCAGCGCCGTTGCTGCGACGAGCAGTGCGAGCGTGCCGGCCGGCCCGCGCCAGCCGCCTCGAGAAGTCGGGGTGGAATGAGAAGCCGCGGCAGCGCCGCCCTCGGAGCCGGCACCCCGTAATCCGCGTTGGGCGGCTGCCCTGTTCGTTTCTGAAGTCATCGGCGGTGATTGCGGCTCGTCGGGGAAGACCTCACGAGCTGCCGCGCCTCTCGGCGGCGAGTTTTGGGTTGTTTCCAAGGTTTGCCGAATCCAAAAAAAGACCCGCTGAGGGCTTATTCCCCAGCGGGTCTCTTGCTGCACGCTTCCGCGTTAAGCTCAGAAGTTGATACGGGCTCCGAAGCGGATCACCCGCGGGCTCTGCAGCTCATTGACGCGATTGCCGGCTGCTCGAGGACCGGTATCGGTCGCGATCAGTCCCTGCCGCTGCATCACCGGACGCTCGTTGGTGACGTTGAAAGCATCCGCCGAGATTGTCAGACCCACCGTGTCCGCGATCCGGAACTCCTTCGCGAGCCGGAGATCCAGATTGACGATGTCATCCAGGCGCCGCGCATCCGGCTCCGGCGACACCATGATCGTCTTGGTTCCCTCGGTACGCGTAGCGACTACATCGTGCCGGTACGGGACCGCATATCCTTCACGCATGGTGAGTGAGGCTCCGAAGTTGATCCCGAAGGGGAACTGATAGAGCCCCGAGATGCTCGAGGACCAGCCGGCATTCATCCAGACTTCGCCCTTGTCGCCGCTGCCCGCCGAGCGCTGCACGACCTGCGCATCGTCACAGGTGGTGCATCCGGTGGAATTCGAGAGTTGACGGGTCGGATCCCCGGCGGGGAAGCCCCCGGGACCGACATTCTGCCTGTGGTCGTTCCAGGCGACGTTGCCGCGCAGCATCCAGCGGTTCGACAGACGCTTCGTGGCGACGAGCTCGACTCCGTCGAAGGTCTGGTCGTAGTCGGGGCGATTCGTCAGCACTCCCCACAGCGGCCGGTCATTGCCTTCCCTGAGACCGAAGACCGGGACACTGTAGCTGGTGCCGTCCGGGAGCTGTCCAGTGGCCGTATCGACCTGCTCGTAATCCGCGGTCGAGTAGAAATCCCCCGCACCACGAGTCTTCTCGAACTGGGTCCAGACGAAGTCGTCCATGCGGCGATGGGTGTAGTTGAGGCCGAGAGTGAATTCCGGCATCAGCTCGTGCTCCACGCCGATGATGTACTCGGTGGTCTGCGGAGGATCCATATCGAAGTCGATGCGGGTAGTGGTTCCCGTTGCCCCGGTGGGATCCTCGGGATTGATGTAGTACGGCGCCAGCCACTGATTGGGGAACCCGAGGGTCGTCAGGTCCAGGGTTTCACCCGGGTCGAGACGCTTGTTCTGATCCCTGTCCTCGAACATCATCAGATACCCGGAGATCCAGGGGAATGGGTTCGCCGCCGTGATGGTGGCGGCGCTGAGCTGATCGACGTACTGATTGTACGCCGCCCGGATCAGCGTCCGCCGCGTCGTCCCCAGCGCGTAGGTAGCACCGATTCTCGGCGAGATACTCGTCCACTCGAGACTCCGCTGGTCGCCCGGATAGGTCGCCTGCGGCAGAAGCTCGGGGAGAACCGGGTTCCCCGCCACGGTCGTGGCCAGGTTCTTTGATTCCTGAATATCGTAGCGTGCGCCCACCTGCAGGGTCAGGTTACCCACAAGAATGGTGTCGCCGACGTAGAAATCGGTGTAGTTGCTCTCGTAGTTCTGGTCGACGTTACGGCCCACAATCGCAAGGCCGCAATTTGCCGGATCGGCTCCAAGCGGAGCACAGAGGCTTCCGACAGTTCCGAAGAGAAGGACGTTGCCCCCACCCGGCCACAGTCCGATCGTATTCACCGGCGTATCACGATAACCGAAGCCGAACTTCAGCTCGTGGTTCAATGCGGCAGTGTCGAAAAACGTCGAGCCGTCGAGGCGGTACTGATCCTGCGGGCGGGTCGTCTCGTAATGCAGGAAGCTGCCGCGCCAGATGCGATCGTGATCCCGCCATACCGGGGTATCGAGCCCTCCCTC containing:
- a CDS encoding carboxypeptidase regulatory-like domain-containing protein, with the translated sequence MNSSRQQWRMARILGLAMLVFVVATSALAQAQTGNLFGRVLDADGGALPGVTVTLSDIGATQVFITDSEGRFRFLSLSPGRYTLTAELAGFGSVVRTGVDVNLGRNTNIDLRLTPALEQTITVTAETPLLDVRKTGTGATMTRVDLEEIPTARDPWVILQQVPGVQVDRINVGGNESGQQSNFIGKGSSRSQATWNVDGVAITDMAATGASPTYYDFDAFEEMQATTGGSDPAIQTPGVQLNMVTKRGSNQFDGSGRFLWTDSEFQADATVPEEARGYLQFVNQIDNIQDYGAEFGGPVVRDRLWFWGSYGRNEIDLLVAAGARQASDFTLLENYAGKLNAQILSNNSATGFYHYGDKIKTGRSVGPLRPQETGWNQSGPTPIWKLEDTHIFSPNFYLTGMISDVGGGFQLTPEGGLDTPVWRDHDRIWRGSFLHYETTRPQDQYRLDGSTFFDTAALNHELKFGFGYRDTPVNTIGLWPGGGNVLLFGTVGSLCAPLGADPANCGLAIVGRNVDQNYESNYTDFYVGDTILVGNLTLQVGARYDIQESKNLATTVAGNPVLPELLPQATYPGDQRSLEWTSISPRIGATYALGTTRRTLIRAAYNQYVDQLSAATITAANPFPWISGYLMMFEDRDQNKRLDPGETLDLTTLGFPNQWLAPYYINPEDPTGATGTTTRIDFDMDPPQTTEYIIGVEHELMPEFTLGLNYTHRRMDDFVWTQFEKTRGAGDFYSTADYEQVDTATGQLPDGTSYSVPVFGLREGNDRPLWGVLTNRPDYDQTFDGVELVATKRLSNRWMLRGNVAWNDHRQNVGPGGFPAGDPTRQLSNSTGCTTCDDAQVVQRSAGSGDKGEVWMNAGWSSSISGLYQFPFGINFGASLTMREGYAVPYRHDVVATRTEGTKTIMVSPEPDARRLDDIVNLDLRLAKEFRIADTVGLTISADAFNVTNERPVMQRQGLIATDTGPRAAGNRVNELQSPRVIRFGARINF
- a CDS encoding sulfatase-like hydrolase/transferase, producing MTSETNRAAAQRGLRGAGSEGGAAAASHSTPTSRGGWRGPAGTLALLVAATALTGLFSTCSRTSGVADGPIILISIDTLRSDRLPAYGYRGVETPSIDLFRKDAILFERAFAHAPLTLPSHANILTGRLPADTGVRDNIGYTLGSGIPTLPELLKKEGYATGAVVSSYVMRKDSGIARGFDDYEDHFETGDSSEMIAMSSLQRDGAEAVRIASDWLRTHREGRSFYMLHLYDPHTPYAPPEPFATRYRHEPYDGEIAWVDHVLGDFFSFLRQEGLYDRATIILLSDHGEGLGEHGEDEHGIFVYRWAIQVPLIVKLPHSERRGTTVSAPAQLVDVLPTVARLAGLHLESEPAGRSLLDLRDGDTRDVLSESYYGRLHFGWSEIHSLTDGRYQYIHAPRPELYDLGSDPAQRHDLREEQRRVAAAMRERLEPHIRQAPAPATVDPEQARKLAALGYLGTAVSVDPGGELPDPKDEIGSFRDLRKAFEHFMAGRHAAALRLTDELVAGNPRMADAWGLRARSLDALERPDDAIESAKRALRLAPGAMQIVQLVAEIALRLGRLDEAASHAEILLQYDPLKANEILGNVALRRGNFEEATARFREALQAAESHPMAAIALGALELHQQRPEQALVYFDRARDLLDEAGKPPVQSLHFYRGDALARLGRTAEAVAAFEEEIRLFRRPEPYRNLILLHLSEGRNEEATRVLRRLIDEVPTAAGYLAAIDVLRAVGDEEGVRFWTAEARRRFPEDEEIRNIAALNRDRGRS